The Vibrio tubiashii ATCC 19109 genome has a segment encoding these proteins:
- the glnD gene encoding bifunctional uridylyltransferase/uridylyl-removing protein GlnD, with amino-acid sequence MPFQSPLTLEEQQISIGELKSQLENFANYQKQEFLAHHPVTNLVLGRAEYIDLLLNRLWDHFGFSNLPNISLVAVGGYGRGELHPLSDIDILVVSRKALPDSLKGKVSEFITLLWDLRLEVGHAVRSVEECAEIGKDDLTVATNLQEARLLCGCEDTFHQLRMVIHSESFWPSEVFYKAKVREQRDRHARYHDTTYNLEPDIKSTPGGLRDIHTLSWVARRHFGATSLLEMSQYGFLTDAEYRELVECQDFLWRVRFALHIELKRYDNRLTFAHQAQVAESLGFAGEGNRGVEMMMKEFYRTLRRVAELNKMLLKLFDQAILENGVEAEPVVLSEDFQRRGHLIEARKPALFQARPETILDMFLHIANDSTIEGVAPPTMRQLRTARRRLNKFLHTIPEAREKFLDLCRHPNALHKAFSLMHKLGVLAAYLPQWSQIVGQMQFDLFHVYTVDEHSVRLLKHINTFSDPNNHGKHPICCEVYPRIQKKELLIIAAIFHDIGKGRGGDHSVIGEGEAYDFCIEHGLSKPEAKLVAWLVRHHLLMSVTAQRRDIYDPEVITEFAKKVRDEEYLEYLVCLTVADICATNPELWNSWKRTLLAELFYSTQRALRRGLENPVDVRERIRHNQHLASALLRKEGFNAREIEVLWQRFKADYFLRHTHKQIAWHCSHLLRHDDHSQPLILISKKATRGGTEVFVYSKDQHALFATVVAELDRRNFNVHDAQVMTSKDGYVLDTFMVLDQNGDVVDESRHKAVIKHLAHVLEDGRPTKIKTRRVPRNLQHFKVKTQVDFLPTKSKKRTLLEFVALDTPGLLATVGATFADSGVHLHAAKITTIGERAEDLFIITSESGGKLSEEQQQELRDKLIKNVAELAP; translated from the coding sequence ATGCCCTTTCAATCGCCTCTCACACTCGAAGAACAACAAATTTCAATTGGTGAGCTAAAAAGCCAACTCGAAAATTTTGCCAACTATCAGAAGCAAGAGTTTCTCGCTCATCACCCTGTGACCAATTTAGTGCTCGGTCGGGCCGAATATATTGATTTACTGCTCAACCGCCTCTGGGACCACTTTGGTTTTTCTAACCTGCCGAACATCAGTCTTGTTGCAGTTGGTGGCTATGGCCGAGGTGAGTTACACCCTCTTTCTGACATCGACATTCTTGTCGTCTCTCGTAAAGCACTTCCTGACTCACTAAAAGGCAAGGTTAGTGAGTTCATCACCTTACTGTGGGATTTGCGACTAGAGGTTGGTCACGCCGTTCGTAGCGTTGAAGAGTGTGCCGAGATTGGTAAAGACGACTTAACCGTAGCAACTAACTTACAGGAAGCTCGCCTACTCTGTGGTTGCGAAGATACCTTCCACCAGCTGAGGATGGTTATTCACTCTGAGTCGTTTTGGCCAAGTGAGGTGTTTTACAAAGCGAAGGTCAGAGAGCAGCGTGACCGTCACGCGCGATACCATGACACCACCTACAACCTTGAGCCTGACATCAAATCCACGCCGGGAGGCTTACGCGATATCCATACGCTAAGCTGGGTTGCACGCCGCCATTTTGGGGCTACATCACTACTTGAGATGAGCCAGTACGGCTTTCTAACCGATGCAGAATATCGTGAGCTCGTTGAATGCCAGGACTTCCTGTGGCGAGTCCGTTTTGCACTGCACATTGAGCTTAAACGTTACGATAATCGCCTTACCTTCGCTCACCAAGCACAAGTCGCCGAAAGCTTAGGCTTTGCTGGTGAAGGAAACCGTGGCGTTGAGATGATGATGAAAGAGTTCTATCGCACGTTGCGCCGCGTGGCAGAGCTCAACAAAATGCTGCTCAAACTGTTTGACCAAGCGATCTTAGAAAATGGCGTCGAGGCAGAACCAGTCGTTCTCAGCGAAGATTTCCAGCGCCGTGGTCATTTGATTGAAGCGCGCAAACCTGCCTTGTTCCAAGCTCGCCCGGAAACAATTTTGGATATGTTCCTACATATTGCCAACGATTCCACCATAGAAGGGGTCGCACCTCCTACTATGCGTCAGCTACGTACTGCAAGGCGAAGACTGAATAAGTTCCTGCATACCATTCCTGAAGCGAGAGAGAAATTTCTCGACCTGTGTCGTCACCCTAATGCGCTGCATAAAGCCTTTAGCTTGATGCACAAACTTGGGGTGCTAGCTGCTTACCTGCCTCAGTGGAGTCAAATCGTCGGTCAAATGCAGTTCGACCTGTTCCATGTTTACACCGTAGATGAACACAGTGTTCGCCTGCTCAAACACATAAATACTTTTAGCGATCCGAACAACCATGGTAAGCACCCTATCTGTTGCGAGGTCTACCCGCGTATTCAGAAAAAAGAACTGCTGATCATCGCAGCTATTTTCCATGATATTGGTAAAGGTCGCGGCGGCGACCACTCGGTGATTGGTGAAGGTGAAGCCTACGATTTCTGTATCGAGCATGGGTTATCTAAACCGGAAGCCAAGTTAGTCGCTTGGTTGGTTAGGCATCACCTGTTGATGTCAGTGACCGCTCAACGCCGTGATATCTACGATCCTGAGGTGATTACTGAGTTCGCCAAAAAAGTTCGCGATGAGGAATACTTAGAGTATCTGGTCTGTCTAACTGTTGCTGATATCTGCGCGACCAACCCTGAACTGTGGAACAGTTGGAAGCGAACCTTGCTTGCAGAGCTCTTCTATTCAACTCAACGCGCGCTTCGCCGCGGCTTAGAAAACCCTGTTGATGTTAGAGAGCGTATTCGCCACAACCAGCACTTAGCCTCTGCGCTATTACGCAAAGAAGGTTTTAACGCGCGGGAAATTGAAGTGCTGTGGCAGAGGTTTAAGGCTGATTACTTCTTGCGCCATACCCATAAGCAGATCGCTTGGCACTGTTCTCATCTACTACGCCACGACGATCACTCACAACCTCTGATCTTAATTTCAAAGAAAGCGACGCGCGGCGGTACGGAAGTGTTTGTTTATAGCAAAGATCAGCACGCGCTGTTTGCCACTGTGGTTGCAGAGCTCGACCGAAGAAACTTTAACGTCCATGACGCACAAGTTATGACCAGTAAAGATGGCTATGTCCTCGATACTTTCATGGTGCTCGACCAAAATGGTGATGTGGTTGATGAAAGCCGACATAAAGCGGTTATAAAACATCTTGCTCATGTGCTTGAAGATGGTCGACCTACCAAAATCAAGACACGCCGTGTCCCTAGAAACTTACAGCACTTTAAGGTCAAAACTCAGGTCGATTTCTTACCGACTAAGAGTAAGAAACGTACCCTGCTTGAGTTCGTTGCCTTAGATACACCGGGCTTACTGGCCACTGTGGGTGCAACATTTGCCGACTCTGGCGTTCACCTGCATGCCGCGAAAATCACCACCATAGGTGAACGCGCTGAAGATTTATTTATCATCACCAGTGAAAGTGGCGGTAAGTTGAGTGAAGAGCAGCAACAAGAGCTCAGAGATAAGCTCATAAAAAATGTCGCAGAACTAGCACCTTAA
- the map gene encoding type I methionyl aminopeptidase, which produces MSIKIKTAEEIERMRLAGALAAEILEMIEPHIKEGVTTDELNQICHDYGIEKGAYSAPLDYHGFPKSICTSINHIVCHGIPASADEVGSNGQLKPAILKNGDIINVDITVIIPDEEGADLSVRPQGYHGDTSKMFFVGDVSPADKRLCLVTQEALYVGMRKVKPGATVGDIGTAIEKYIKENNKKNPRNKFSIVKDFCGHGIGNEFHEEPQIVHYKNNDRRVLKEGMCFTIEPMINAGKFGVSVDAEDDWTVYTGDGKKSAQYEHTILITKTGCEVLTLRSDDTIPRMMNNA; this is translated from the coding sequence ATGTCAATCAAGATTAAAACAGCTGAAGAAATCGAACGTATGAGACTCGCGGGCGCTTTGGCCGCTGAGATCCTAGAGATGATCGAACCTCACATCAAAGAGGGTGTGACTACAGATGAATTGAACCAGATTTGTCACGATTACGGGATTGAAAAAGGCGCCTACTCTGCCCCACTTGATTACCACGGATTTCCAAAATCAATCTGTACTTCAATCAACCATATCGTCTGCCACGGAATCCCTGCCTCTGCGGATGAAGTGGGTAGCAACGGTCAACTAAAGCCTGCGATCCTTAAAAATGGCGACATCATCAACGTCGATATTACGGTTATCATTCCAGATGAAGAAGGTGCAGACCTAAGTGTTCGTCCACAAGGTTACCACGGCGACACGTCAAAGATGTTCTTTGTTGGTGATGTTTCTCCAGCAGATAAGCGCCTATGTCTGGTGACTCAAGAGGCACTGTATGTTGGTATGCGTAAGGTAAAACCTGGCGCAACTGTGGGTGATATCGGCACTGCGATTGAAAAGTACATCAAAGAAAACAACAAGAAGAACCCACGTAATAAGTTCTCTATTGTTAAAGATTTCTGTGGTCACGGCATTGGTAACGAGTTCCATGAAGAACCGCAAATCGTTCACTACAAGAACAACGACCGCCGCGTTCTAAAAGAAGGCATGTGCTTTACCATTGAACCAATGATTAACGCAGGTAAGTTCGGTGTGAGCGTAGATGCCGAAGATGACTGGACAGTCTACACAGGCGACGGTAAGAAATCAGCTCAGTATGAGCACACTATTCTCATCACCAAGACAGGTTGTGAAGTACTAACGCTGCGTAGCGATGACACTATCCCACGAATGATGAACAACGCTTAA